The Desulfofundulus salinus genome includes the window GTCCTGTTCCTGACGGGTGATACCGTATCTTTCCGCCAGATTCTCGGCGGTCACCCCCATATGGTAACCGTGGAATGCATCATGCAGCGCATCGTATAGCAGGGCATCCTCTACTCGCCCGGGACCCATCCGGTATCCCGTACGCACCCCCATCAGCAGGTAAGGCACCTGGGACATGCTTTCCATACCCACTACCAGGCTAATACTGGATTTCCCGAGCATAATCTGCTGGGCTGCAACCTCCACCGCACGCATACCGGAGGCACACTGCTGTTCCACGGTAACCGCGGCAGCCTCCACCGGAATTCCGCACTTTAACTGCACCTGCCGGGCCGGGTTGCCCTTTACACCTTCCTTGTACACCATCCCGCCCACTACATCCTCCACCTGTTCGGGGCTAACCCCGGCACGCTCCATGGCCGCCCGGGCTGCGATTACCCCCAGATCTACCGCTGAAACATCTTTCAAGCTACCCAGAAAATCACCAATAGGGGTCCGGGCCGCACCTACAATGACGACACTTTCCACTGCTTACCCTCCTTGGTATACTGACAGAATTTCTTTTAAGGCAATCTTGTCCTGCCGGCTTTACACCTGGAACGGGTAAATGACGGCGGGGTGATGACTTTTAGCGTCATCACCCGCCATGCGTCGTACATTACTTATGCCTTTACTGTGGATTCGGATTTCGGTAGGGTAGCGGTCAGTGGTTTCTCACTCAGGAAAAGGGTAAGCACGGCAGCAATCACGGCCATGGCTGAAAAGAAGATAAATACGTTTGTATAAGAAGCCCCTCCGCCAGCCTTCTCCACCACCAGATAACCGGCAATGAGTGGAGCCACAAAGGAACCGAACTGGCCAAACCCGTTAGAAATTCCTACCGCACTGCCCACAACCTCTCGCGGGTAACGGATCTGCGGATAGGCGTAAACCGCCCCAAAGCTCAAGTTTACAAAGAATCCCATCAGCGCCAGCATGGCCACGATCATGGATACGTTTCCTTTGGGAATCATCCCAATGTACAACAGAACCGGAATGCTTACAAGATAGGAGATTAGCAGTACAGGACGGGTCTTGTTCTTAAATACATTATCGGTGAGCCAGCCGCCCAGAATCATGGCCACAAAGGCTACGGCATAGGGTAGGGAAACCAGGGCACCCATAGTTTTCAGGCTAAAACCATGCTGTTCATAAAGGAAGGAGGAAATCCATGTGGTGCTGCCCCAATAGATTGCCAGGTTCATGAACAGGACAATGCAATACATCCAGAAGTACACGTCCCTGGCCACAACAGTTAGCCCACCTTTAGAATCACCCTTTACGGACTCCGACACCACACCAGCTTCAATGTAGTCGGCCTCCGCCTGGGTCATCCGGCCCCGCCGGACCATTTCTTCCGGCTTATCAGCCACAAAGTACCAGAGCAACAGGATACCGATAATCCCCGGAACGGCCAGCCAGAAGAACACCGGTCGCCAGCTCCCGTAAAAAGCAGCCACCCATGTGATGATTATCGGAATAATAGCGGGCCCCACAGCCCACGAGGTGGAGAAGAATCCAGCAGCCCGACCTTTTTCCACTTTAGGAAACCAGTTGGCAATGGCTTTATGAGAAGGAGAGAAATGGTGACCTTCGAAGAAACCCAGTCCTAATCGAACAAGGATGAAGTGGGTGAAATTACGAATGAACCCCGTGACAAAGGTAACGGCAGTGAAGGTAGTGATAGCAATATACATCACCTTCTTTGGCCCAATGCGGTCGGCAAGCCACCCGCCGGTAAACTGAGCAATCGCATAGGCGAAGAAAAACAGGGATGCACCAAGACCGGCCTGGGCAGCCGTCAGTCCCAGATCGCTCCGGATAAGTGGCAGAAACGTCAGTACCGCAATACGGTCAAAGTAGTTAATAATATAGACAAGCCAAAGAACAATAAGTACTATCCACCGGTACCGGGATACCTTGCCCAAAACATTTTTTGCGGTTTCCACAGGCTTAAACCTCCTTTGTTGCTGGATGAATAATGGCAACATTCTGAATCCGTTTTTTGTTACTGGGCCGTCCACCCCCCGTCAATGACCAGGCACTGGCCAGTCATATAACTGGCGGCATCGGAAGCCATGAAGACCACCGCTCCGGCCATGTCTTCAATCCGTCCGAGCCGGCGCATGGGAATATTCCTGAGCAGGTGGTTATAAATCTTTTCGTTCTTCAAATCAGCCTCATTCATGGGAGTAATGACATAGCCTGGACAGAGGGCATTGACACTGATGTTGTATTTGGCCCATTCCAGTGCCAATGCCCTGGTCATCTGGATGACACCACCCTTGGCCACGCAATAGGGCAGCACCTGGCGTTCGCCCACCAGTCCAAGGATGGAGGCTACGTTGATGATTCGACCGCCGCCCTGCTTGATCATCTGCCGGCCCACGGCCTGGGCAACAAAAAAGACCGCCCGCTGGTCAAGGGCCACCACCCGCTCAAAATCCGCTTCCGTCAGGTCTTCTGCCCTCTTCGTAATGGCAGTACCGGCGTTGTTCACCAGGATATCAATCCTGCCATATTCCGCCACGGTCCTTTCCACCAGTTTCTGCACCTGATCATTTTGGGTTACATCGGTGGCGACACCTATAGCCCGGCGGCCCATGCCACGAATTTCATCGGCCACACGGTCACAATCGGCCTGATTCCGACTGACTATAACCAGATCCGCTCCGGCCCCGGCCAGCGCCAGCGCAATACCGTAGCCAATACCCTTGGTGGATCCCGTAACCAGGGCCACTCTACCGTTTAAACCAAACGTGGGAAATTTCATGCTCCTCTTCCTCTCTCAAGGTATAATCAACGATGCACAAAAGAATCTCCCCACAATTCATACACGCACTTCCCATCCGCACATTAAACTTAACCGGCACCCGAGTAGAAGTACTCCCTGAAGGCCCGCCGGGCTAATTAAAAGAGCTGCTGCAGTTCCTCCAGGGAACCTTCCAGAAGTTGAATGTAGCTCTCGAAGGTAAGGTTTTTGAGGCCGTTGTTGGTATAGATACCGGCCCGGTCTATAATGCGAATGATGCGCAGCTGTTCCTCAGTGGGAGGAGGCGTAACTTTGACTTCCGGAGCTACCTTAAGATCCCAGGAAACATTGGCCCGCACCTCTTCCACACTCACTCCGGGGTGAACGCTGTCCAGATAGGCCTCTTTGGTTTCCGGATCAAACCGGAAGATACATTTATTGGTAATGATGGCT containing:
- a CDS encoding MFS transporter; its protein translation is METAKNVLGKVSRYRWIVLIVLWLVYIINYFDRIAVLTFLPLIRSDLGLTAAQAGLGASLFFFAYAIAQFTGGWLADRIGPKKVMYIAITTFTAVTFVTGFIRNFTHFILVRLGLGFFEGHHFSPSHKAIANWFPKVEKGRAAGFFSTSWAVGPAIIPIIITWVAAFYGSWRPVFFWLAVPGIIGILLLWYFVADKPEEMVRRGRMTQAEADYIEAGVVSESVKGDSKGGLTVVARDVYFWMYCIVLFMNLAIYWGSTTWISSFLYEQHGFSLKTMGALVSLPYAVAFVAMILGGWLTDNVFKNKTRPVLLISYLVSIPVLLYIGMIPKGNVSMIVAMLALMGFFVNLSFGAVYAYPQIRYPREVVGSAVGISNGFGQFGSFVAPLIAGYLVVEKAGGGASYTNVFIFFSAMAVIAAVLTLFLSEKPLTATLPKSESTVKA
- a CDS encoding SDR family NAD(P)-dependent oxidoreductase; this encodes MKFPTFGLNGRVALVTGSTKGIGYGIALALAGAGADLVIVSRNQADCDRVADEIRGMGRRAIGVATDVTQNDQVQKLVERTVAEYGRIDILVNNAGTAITKRAEDLTEADFERVVALDQRAVFFVAQAVGRQMIKQGGGRIINVASILGLVGERQVLPYCVAKGGVIQMTRALALEWAKYNISVNALCPGYVITPMNEADLKNEKIYNHLLRNIPMRRLGRIEDMAGAVVFMASDAASYMTGQCLVIDGGWTAQ